One part of the Phragmites australis chromosome 3, lpPhrAust1.1, whole genome shotgun sequence genome encodes these proteins:
- the LOC133911193 gene encoding uncharacterized protein LOC133911193, producing MKPGAVASRSGSTVAFSWEQEPGVSKQSSPLEARKTSAAAVGTEVDSRKTPASSMETAAAHPHLLLVPPPPGGPGAPVVSPPGRSSRPRSRDVRQGNDPFLAAYLACTDNGSNGGSGNAARELKSGQRLLGCAGLGRLGFSCKSSCQAVEASLVRLAKIPEIDED from the coding sequence ATGAAGCCGGGAGCTGTGGCGTCCAGGTCCGGCAGCACGGTGGCCTTCTCGTGGGAGCAGGAGCCGGGAGTGTCCAAGCAGAGCAGCCCCTTGGAGGCCAGGAagacgtcggcggcggcggtgggcaCGGAGGTGGACAGCAGGAAGACGCCAGCGAGCTCGATGGAAACGGCGGCGGCGCACCCGCACCTGCTGctcgtgccgccgccgccgggtgGGCCTGGTGCACCGGTCGTCTCGCCGCCTGGGAGGAGCAGTAGGCCGAGGAGCCGCGACGTCAGGCAGGGGAATGACCCGTTCCTTGCGGCGTACCTGGCCTGCACCGACAACGGCAGCAACGGCGGGAGCGGGAACGCGGCGAGGGAGCTCAAGTCGGGCCAGAGGCTGCTTGGATGTGCCGGGCTCGGTAGATTGGGGTTCTCTTGCAAGAGTTCGTGTCAGGCCGTGGAGGCGAGCCTAGTGAGACTGGCCAAAATACCCGAAATCGATGAGGATTGA